GCGCGCGGACTGCGCAAGACCCCGTGCATTTTCAGCAATTGTTCGGGCGGTAGCGTTTCAGCGTATTCCAGCATTTGGCGGGCGCGTTCGTCGGCGCCGCGTATCTCGCGCTTTTCTTCCTCCGTCAGAGTCAGAATTCGTAACAGCAAAATCTCGTCAATCTCCGTTCCGTCAAAAAGATCGCCCGCGCTTTCGGGCGCAATCTGCGGATAGTCGTAAAGAATGATCGGCGACGCGAGCATCAGATTGCGTCCTCCCTCCTCTCCTGCCGGCACAGGTCCTGCCGGCACAGGTCCTGCCAGCACCGGCCATGCGCCAATGTTTTGGCAAGCGGCGGCGGCTTCCCGCAACTCTTCGGGCGGATCGAGCAGCGAGACAAACTCGCTGCCAGCCACCGCCAGAATCGTGTGGGTCGAAACAAACGATCCCAGCAAAGCTTCTTCGCGGGTTGTTATTGCGTCGTTTTCAAACGACGTCTGATTCGAAATCTTTACCGTGAGCTTGAATAGGCGGCCTGGCGCACGCGGCGAGCCGCAATCCACAGCCTGCATTTCCAACGCGCCGGCCAGCGCGGCCTGGCGGTAAACGACCTCGCCAACTGCCGCGCGTTCGCCTGCCTCCTCCGGCAGCGCTGAAAAGGAAAACGGCACACGTTGCGGCGCATTGAGCAACTGGCTCAGTGGCAAACCCGGCGCGTTCACCTCGCGCTCGACGGCTTCCTGCCAACTCGTCCCCGTTGCCGTGCGTTCGCGCAGATGCAGAAACCGCACTTTCACATCAAGGGTGGCGCTGGGACTGCCCAACACCAGACATTCCGTTTGCATCTGCCAGCGTTCCGTCCCCGGCGCTTGCGCGGCGCTGTATGACGGCGGCACAAGGACGCCAAAGTTGAAACGCCGCTGGTTTTTCACGGCGGACGGGCGATAGGGATAGAGCAGATAGCCCTCATAAAGCACCGCGTTGGCGATCTTTTCGACCGGCTCCAAATTCATCGTTCTTTGCCCTCGCCGCTTGGCTCAACCAACAACAGGCGTTCAATCGCTTGTTCCCACGTCGGAATGGCGTGCCGCATTTTGAATTGATGCAGCCGGTCAAACACGTCGCGCCGCAACCGCAACCAAGCGCTGTTGGGATAGTAAAGCTCCATCATGTCCCGCCAGACTTTGACGGGCAGCCGATAGCGCGTCTCTTTGCTCCACGAAATCTGCGTGACCTGCAACGCGCCGTCGGGTGCGGCATAAAAGATCGTCCCGCTGAATTGCAAGACCAGCGGAATCTCGCCTGTTTCCAGCCCCGCGAAATACTTCGTCGCCGCCACGTTGAAATCGAAACTGCAAGGCACCGGCAAATCCACCACGACGCTACCAGTGAAAGACGGCACTGAGATGTTCGCGTGCGTCCACAGCAGCGTGCGCAGCGTCTGGCTCCAACGCGACGGCTCACCAAACAGATCAAGCAGTTGCGCCTGCTCAGTCACGCTGTAACGGCGGCGCGTCGGTTCGAGCTGAATCTGGCAACGCAACGCGACCGTGTGGATCGGCTCTTCCACGTCAGCGTTGGCAACGCCGAGCCGGAAATTCAATAAGGGCGCGACCGCATAAGCGACGGCTTCGGCCTCATACACCTGAAAATTCAAATCAGGCACGGGCGGCCTCTTTGACGACGATGGCGCGCGCCCGCAAGCCGGCAAAGAATTGCTCGATCTCGGCCCAGACCTCCGCGCCGCCCGACAAACCGCGCCAACGCGCGCGCAGCAGGCCCGTCAGCCGGTAACACTCATCAATCGGGACCAGCAGATATTCCGCCTTGCCGGTGGTGTTGGCGCGGCCCAGACGATTCACGAGCAGCGCCTCGACATCCGGCGTCAATCCGCGCAACACCGGGTTTTGCCTCACAATTTCTTCCCAGGCTTCCAACGCGAGCAGCGATTCCGTCGCGCCCGCCGGACTCGGATAAAGCGCGACGACCCGGCCCGCCGTACTGCTGTGAAAAAAGAAGGCCATGTTGATCGGGATCAACAGACTCTCCCATTGCGCCTCGCTCAACTGAAAGTCAGGCAGCGCGCGAATGCGCTGCGGCACGCGCCGGTACTTCCCCGCTGGCCCGCTAAACAGCAGCGCGCACGCTCCACAGGCGCAGAGCAGTTTGCGGCTCGCCGGTTCGATCAGGTGTTGATGATCAACCGCGAGTTCCGCGCCGCACAGTTCGCAACGCTCGACCGGGGCGCGTGCCGGAATGAAGCGGCGCAGCGTAGCGAAGGCTTTGTTTTGCTCTGGCATTGGCATCGCATTCGACACGCTGCGGTCAAGGGAACGTAAGCACCCTGAACTCGTACACGAGGCGCATTCAGGGAGGCCCAGAGAGCTTACGCTCCCCTGACCGCAGCATTTAATGGGACAAAGACGGCAAAGCGATCTTCGCCTGCCCCTGTTCGACCAACAGCGGGAACGGTTCGAGGTGCAGGCCATGCCTGTCCAAACCACGCCCCGCGCGCAGCACGTCATAACGTTGCCCACAAGCAGAACAACTCAGCGCCGTGGCCGTCAGCGTCGCCGCCGTCAGCACTTGCCCGCAGGCGGGGCAGGTGTCGCCATAGGCATAAAACGCTTCGCCGACGTGACAAAAAAGCACGGAGCGCCCGGCCACTTCCATGCTTTTGACCGCGCCGCTGGCCAACGTCGTCACCCCGCTCACCTCTTCCCAACCGTGCGAATGATTGACCCCGTTGGCCGCGCCGTTCTGGCCCGGCGCGCGCTCTAATTGGACGAGGCTGGAGCGCGGCGTGTCCCCTACAACGCCTTCGACCTCCAACCCCGTCACGTCGGGAGCGGCTTCATAAATCGCTTCCTCAATCGCCAGCTTCAGCGTCAGCGCTGACGAAGCGCAGCCATTGCAACTGCCTTGAAGCCGCAACCTAACGACCGCATCCGCAATACCTATCAATTCGACATTGCCGCCGTGCGAGCGCAAATATGGCCGCACTTTGTCCAACGCCTGCAAGACGCGCGTTTCGAGGTCGAGCGGGTGCAGGCCGTACAGCAATAGCAAACTCGCCGCCAGCTCGTCGTCCGCCAAGCGATCAATGATCTCGCCACCGCCGGCCTCAAAGACAATCTCCAGCATCCGTTCGATGCCCGCGCCGTGCAGCTCCATCAACGCCTGCATCAATTCGACGGCGCTGGCCCGCACACGCGGGTCGGCAGCCGACTCGATTGTCTGCACCAATTGTTCGATCTTTTGTAGGCGTTGTTGAAAGTCTTTCCGGTCGAATTGAGCCACGCTGATCTCCTGAGAGGTAAGGCAGACCTGCCATCCGCCTTATCTCTCATGACTACCCATGCACGCCGAACATCGGCGAATGGCGCGTTTCGAGCACCTTGCCGTTACCCAGATACATGTGCACGCCACAGGGCAAACACGGATCGAAGCTGCGCACGGCGCGCATGATGTCAATGCCTTTGAATTTGTCCGGGCCGTTTTCCTCAAAGATGGGCGTGTTTTGCACCGCGTCTTCATACGGCCCCGGCGTGCCGTAAATGTCGCGCGGGTTCGCGTTCCAGGGCGTGGGCGGGTAGGGATGATAGTTGGCGATCTTGCCGTCGCGGATGACGACGTGATGCGACAGCACGCCGCGCACCGCTTCGTGGAAACCGCAGCCGATGGCTTCTTCGGGCACTTTGAAATCCGTCCAGGTCTTGGTGTGGCCCGCGTGCAGTTCGGACATCGCCTGTTCGCAGAAATAAAGCGCGCAGGCCGCGGCGTATGCCTGGAAGTAAGTCCGCGCACGGTCACGTTCGATGGCGTTCGACCATTTCGGCACTTTCCACTCGAATTCGACTTCGGGCATGGACATGGTTTTGGGCAAATAAATCTTGACGCTGTGGCCGGTGGCTTTGACATAACCGATGTCCACCAGCCCCGCGAGCGCCGTCGCCCACAACCGTGCAATCGCGCCGCCGCCGGTATCCAGCGCCAGATGATCGCCCGTGCGTTTGTCCAGCCAGCGCGGCGACATCACCCAGGTGTAGTTGCCATCAAAATCGCGTTTTTGCGGTTTCGGCACCGTCGTCTGATTCCACGGATGTTTCTGATCCACCGGATTGCCCAGCGGGTCTTTCTTGACGAACGTTTCAGAGTTGTCCCAATCGTCATAGTAAGAACTGCCGAGCAGAATGCGGATGTTGAGATTGATGTCCACCAGATCGGTCGTGACCAGTTTGTCGTCCACCACCACGCCCGGCGTGACATACATCGCGCGGCCCCAGTCGCTCATGTTCTGGTAGGTGTAATCGCAAATGTCGGGGTTGTTGAACGAACCCCAGCAACCCAGCAGCACGCGCCGCTGGCCGACCTTTTCGTAACCGGGCAGGGCCTGGTAAAAGAAATCGAAGAGGTCATCGTGCAGCGGCACAACCTTCTTCATGAATTCGACATAGCGCATCAGCCGCACCAGATAGTCGGTGAAAAGCTGCACGGTGGGCACGGTGCCGACGCCGCCCGGATAGAGCGTCGAAGGGTGTACGTGTTTGCCTTCCATCAGACAAAACATCTCGCGCGTGTAGCGGCTCGTTTGCAACGCCTCGCGATAAAATTCGCCGGTGAAGGGATTGAGCGCCGTCATGATGTCGGAGATTTTGCGGTAACCGTGGATGGCGGCGTGCGGCGCGTCGGTCTTCTTGGCCTTCTCCCAGACGCTCGGATTGGTTTCCTTGACCATCTGTTCGCAGAAATCCACACCGACCAGATTATCCTGAAAGATATTGTGGTCGAACATGTACTCCGCCGCTTCGCCCAGATTGACGATCCATTCGGCCATCGCGGGCGGGTGTATGCCGAAAGCCATGTTCTGGGCGTAGGTCGCGCAGGTCGCGTGATTGTCGCCACAGATGCCGCAGATGCGCGAAGTGATGAAATGGGCGTCGCGCGGGTCTTTGCCTTTCATGAAGATGCTGTAGCCGCGAAAGATCGAAGAGGTGCTGTGGCACTCGGCGACTTCGCGGTTCTCGAAATCAATCTTGGTGTAAATGCCCAAGCTCCCGACGATGCGTGTGATCGGGTCCCAGTTCATCTCGACCAGCTTGCGATCCGTGGTGCTTTTCGTTGCGGTAGCCATCGCTGTTGCTCCTTTTCTGATCAACTTCTGATCAATAAGACCTGGGCCGATAACCGGTGGTCAGTTCTGTGCGCGCGTGCCGCCACTTCGGTTCTTTGTTGAGGGTGGCATTGGTTAGATTGCGCAATGAACTGATTGCTTTGCCGTAAAGGCCGACGGCGGATGATGAAAGTTTGCCGCCCGGCGGTTCGTCCATAAACGGCATGAATTTGTCGGGGAAACCGGGCATCGTGCAGCCGATGCAAATGCCGCCGACGTTCGGACAGCCGCCGACGCCACCGACCCAACCACGCTTGGGCACGTTGCAATTGACCACCGGCCCCCAGCAGCCCAGCTTGACGATGCATTTGGGCGAGCCGTATTCGCTGGCGAAATCGCCCTGCTCGTAATAGCCCGCGCGGTCGCAGCCCTCGTGCACCGTGCTGCCGAACAGCCACAGCGGACGCCCGACCTCATCCAGCGGAATCATCGGCGCGAGTCCCGAGGCCTGATAGAGCAGGTAAAGCACCGTCTCCATGAAATTGTCGGGATGCACCGGACAGCCGGGCACATTGACGATGGGAATGCCCGCGAACGATTTCCACTCCCAGCCCAGATAATCGGCCAGCCCCATCGCGCCGGTCGGATTGCCTTCCATCGCGTGGATGCCGCCGTAGGTGGCGCAGGTTCCGATGGCCACAACGGCCAGCGCTTTAGGCGAGAGCCGGTCAATCCATTCGTTGGTGGTGATGGGCTGGCCGGTCTTGGCATCGGTACCGAGCGCGGCCCAATAACCTTCAGCCTTGATCTTCTCGTTGGGAATCGAGCCTTCGACGACCAGCACAAAGGGGTTGAGTTCGCCACGCTCAGCCTTGTACCAGTAGTCCATGAATTCGTCGCCGTTTTCATAGGCCAGCACCGGGTTGTGCAAATGAACTTTGGGTAACCCCGGGATTGCGCCTAACAGGACGTCTTCGACGCTGGGCTGTGTGGCAGAGGTAATGGCGACGGAATCGCCGTCACACCCCAGCCCGGCGGTGATCCAGACGATATGCACATCGCTGACCGCAGGCGCACGCTGTGTCACCCGGCCATACGGAACCGTTTCTGTAGCCATGCTTGTACCTCCTTTCCGCCTTTTGCCCGGCGGATGGTTGGATGATGATGGAATCGTGGTGGGACTGCCGCTTGTGCAGCCTGCCTCATGAACTTGCAATATTGAGACCGTTGTTTACCTGGGCATTTTGCGGCGCGGGCGGCTGGCTGTCTATTCGCAAACCTACGCAGCGGGCCTACGTAAAGCTACGTATTTGGTCAGAAAAAGCTACGTACTTGTCATTAGCTCGGATTGCAGAGTGGTGTACGGGAAAAAGCGCGCTCCGGGGCAGTACCGCGCGCGTCAGCAAGCGGTGCGTCAACGCTGGCGCAATACGGCACATCCTGAGTCTCCGCTTGCTGACGCGCGCGGTACTGCCCCGGAGCGCGCCGCCTGTACATTCAATTGCAAACTGATCCAATTTTGCGGCGGGGCGGCAGGTGCGCGACCTCAGAGCGTTGTGGCTTTTTCCAGGGGGATGATGCCGCGCCGCAGGGCGTATCGGATCAGGTCAGCCTGTGTATGCACAGCAAGCTTGTGCATTAACCGCGAACGGTGTGTTTCCGCCGTGCGCACGCTGATGCCGAGCCGAGTGGCAATCTCGCTGTTGGTGTGGCCCTCGACGGTGAGTTGCAGCACTTCGCGTTCGCGCGTGGTGAGGGTTTCGTATTTGTCGAGCGTCCCGGCGTTGGCGACTTGTTGATACGCTTCAATCGCACGGTCAGAAAGCGGCGGGCTGAGATAACGATGACCGGCGGCGACTTCGCGCACGGCCTGCACCAGGTCTGAGGAACCGGCATCCTTGAGCACATAAGCCGAGACGCCGTTGGCGAGGGCTTCGAGCACGAAGCCTTCGTCATCGTACATTGAAAGGATGACGATGCGCGTCTGCGGCATCAGCTTGCTGATCTGGCGCGCGGCTTCCAGGCCGTTCAAGCCGCGCATCATCAGGTCGAGCACGGCGACATCGGGGCGAAACTTGTTGACCATCGCTATCGCTTCCAGCCCGTCGCCCGCCGCGCCGACCACATTGAAATCAGGCTCGGCCTTGAGCAGCACGCACAAACCTTCCCGCACAATCCGATGATCGTCGGCCAGCACGATGGTGGTCGTTTTCGCGCTCATTTGAATTCACCCTTCGTTGTGAAATTGCAGTTGGGGATGTTCGTCAAAATTCCATTCCGCCCGCAACCGTGCGCCCTGGCCCGGCTGCGCTTCGACAGTGAACTGGCCGCCCAACAACATGGCCCGTTCGCGCATCCCGGCCAAACCGGTGGAGCGGTCAGCCGCCAGCGCCGTTTCGGGGTCAAACCCTTTGCCGTGATCTTCGATCTCAGCGGCGAGCGTATGCTGATCGGCCCAGATGCGCACCAGCGCTGCTGCCGCGCCGGAGTGCCGGGCGACGTTGGTCAGCGCTTCCTGCACGATGCGAAAAGCGGCGGTTTCG
This genomic window from Acidobacteriota bacterium contains:
- a CDS encoding NifU family protein, which gives rise to MAQFDRKDFQQRLQKIEQLVQTIESAADPRVRASAVELMQALMELHGAGIERMLEIVFEAGGGEIIDRLADDELAASLLLLYGLHPLDLETRVLQALDKVRPYLRSHGGNVELIGIADAVVRLRLQGSCNGCASSALTLKLAIEEAIYEAAPDVTGLEVEGVVGDTPRSSLVQLERAPGQNGAANGVNHSHGWEEVSGVTTLASGAVKSMEVAGRSVLFCHVGEAFYAYGDTCPACGQVLTAATLTATALSCSACGQRYDVLRAGRGLDRHGLHLEPFPLLVEQGQAKIALPSLSH
- a CDS encoding nickel-dependent hydrogenase large subunit — encoded protein: MATATKSTTDRKLVEMNWDPITRIVGSLGIYTKIDFENREVAECHSTSSIFRGYSIFMKGKDPRDAHFITSRICGICGDNHATCATYAQNMAFGIHPPAMAEWIVNLGEAAEYMFDHNIFQDNLVGVDFCEQMVKETNPSVWEKAKKTDAPHAAIHGYRKISDIMTALNPFTGEFYREALQTSRYTREMFCLMEGKHVHPSTLYPGGVGTVPTVQLFTDYLVRLMRYVEFMKKVVPLHDDLFDFFYQALPGYEKVGQRRVLLGCWGSFNNPDICDYTYQNMSDWGRAMYVTPGVVVDDKLVTTDLVDINLNIRILLGSSYYDDWDNSETFVKKDPLGNPVDQKHPWNQTTVPKPQKRDFDGNYTWVMSPRWLDKRTGDHLALDTGGGAIARLWATALAGLVDIGYVKATGHSVKIYLPKTMSMPEVEFEWKVPKWSNAIERDRARTYFQAYAAACALYFCEQAMSELHAGHTKTWTDFKVPEEAIGCGFHEAVRGVLSHHVVIRDGKIANYHPYPPTPWNANPRDIYGTPGPYEDAVQNTPIFEENGPDKFKGIDIMRAVRSFDPCLPCGVHMYLGNGKVLETRHSPMFGVHG
- a CDS encoding hydrogenase expression protein HypE — encoded protein: MATETVPYGRVTQRAPAVSDVHIVWITAGLGCDGDSVAITSATQPSVEDVLLGAIPGLPKVHLHNPVLAYENGDEFMDYWYKAERGELNPFVLVVEGSIPNEKIKAEGYWAALGTDAKTGQPITTNEWIDRLSPKALAVVAIGTCATYGGIHAMEGNPTGAMGLADYLGWEWKSFAGIPIVNVPGCPVHPDNFMETVLYLLYQASGLAPMIPLDEVGRPLWLFGSTVHEGCDRAGYYEQGDFASEYGSPKCIVKLGCWGPVVNCNVPKRGWVGGVGGCPNVGGICIGCTMPGFPDKFMPFMDEPPGGKLSSSAVGLYGKAISSLRNLTNATLNKEPKWRHARTELTTGYRPRSY
- a CDS encoding response regulator transcription factor, with the protein product MSAKTTTIVLADDHRIVREGLCVLLKAEPDFNVVGAAGDGLEAIAMVNKFRPDVAVLDLMMRGLNGLEAARQISKLMPQTRIVILSMYDDEGFVLEALANGVSAYVLKDAGSSDLVQAVREVAAGHRYLSPPLSDRAIEAYQQVANAGTLDKYETLTTREREVLQLTVEGHTNSEIATRLGISVRTAETHRSRLMHKLAVHTQADLIRYALRRGIIPLEKATTL